Proteins encoded within one genomic window of Oncorhynchus nerka isolate Pitt River linkage group LG9b, Oner_Uvic_2.0, whole genome shotgun sequence:
- the LOC115114123 gene encoding 3-keto-steroid reductase/17-beta-hydroxysteroid dehydrogenase 7, whose translation MEKVILVTGANSGIGLALCERLLYEDSQLQLCLACRNMQRAEAARSALLTSHPDAQIDLLHLDVGSVRSVLHAAHKVKARYNRLDYLYLNAGIMPNPQIDIKAFFKGLFSSNVVKMFATAEGLLTQQDRVNKDGLQEVFATNLFGHFVLVRELDSILCQAGQTSRVVWTSSSNARRSAFSLDDVQHRLGTEPYASSKYASDLISLALNRHNNSQGLYSSVICPGLVMTNLTYGILPSFFWTLIMPIMYLIRIFTNTFTLTPHNGAGALHSLFLKKTESLDPRAKYHSLTSGMGSNYTQPRQMDIDDDMSEALYVKLLEMEKSARKRLKEEDDNKQAYKKYLNQTE comes from the exons ATGGAGAAAGTGATTTTAGTGACCGGTGCGAACAG TGGCATCGGCCTAGCCCTGTGTGAGCGGCTGCTCTATGAGGACAGTCAGCTGCAGCTGTGTCTGGCCTGCAGGAACATGCAGAGGGCTGAGGCGGCCCGCTCCGCTCTGCTGACCTCTCACCCCGACGCCCAAATAGACCTGCTGCACCTGGATGTAGGCTCTGTCCGCTCGGTTCTCCATGCCGCCCACAAGGTCAAGGCTAG GTACAACAGACTGGACTACCTATACCTTAATGCCGGGATCATGCCAAATCCACAGATTGACATCAAAGCCTTTTTCAAGGGCCTATTTTCTAG CAACGTCGTCAAAATGTTTGCCACAGCAGAGGGCCTCCTGACCCAGCAGGACCGTGTCAACAAAGATGGACTACAGGAAGTGTTCGCCACAAACCTGTTTGGACACTTTGTGCTG GTCAGGGAGCTAGACTCTATCCTTTGCCAGGCTGGTCAGACCTCCCGGGTAGTGTGGACTTCGTCCAGCAATGCCAGACGCTCGGCCTTCAGTCTAGACGATGTCCAGCACAGACTGGGGACCGAGCCCTACGCGTCCTCCAAGTATGCCTCCGACCTCATCAGCCTTGCCCTCAACAGACACAACAACAGCCAG GGGCTGTACTCATCAGTGATTTGTCCAGGGCTGGTGATGACCAATCTTACCTATGGCATCCTCCCCTCCTTCTTCTGGACCCTCATCATGCCCATCATGTATCTT ATAAGAATCTTCACCAACACGTTCACACTGACACCGCACAATGGAGCTGGAGCATTG CACTCGCTGTTTCTGAAAAAAACGGAGTCCCTGGATCCGAGGGCAAAGTATCACAGTTTGACGTCAGGCATGGGGAGCAACTACACGCAGCCTCGACAA aTGGACATCGATGACGACATGTCAGAGGCCCTGTATGTGAAACTGCTGGAAATGGAAAAATCTGCTCGTAAGAGATTGAAAGAAGAGGATGACAATAAACAAGCCTACAAAAAGTACCTCAACCAGACAGAGTAG